The genomic window TTGGCGAGCAATAGAAGAAGGCCTAAAATAGGCCTGACACCACGACAAGGAGCACTAGGACATCGGGATGATGCGACAAACGTTGAAATGGAAAAGTAGAGACGACGTCGATGTCATAACGTGTTCTCCTATTTGGTAGTTGCATTTTAGACTTCAAGCAGGATTGTTTCTCCTAGTTGGACTCTAATTATTTTGGAGAtatttttatatgattagaactctaatctaAGCCTATTTAAAGTGGTCATTGTACTCCTGTATTCATATGCCAATCAACAAGGGTTTTTCTTGATGGCGACACGTAGTCGCTTATGAGTTTTGATGAGAGTTTGTGGTAATTATGGAGAGTATTTTGTACCCCTTTTATGAGTGTCTTATgagattttgggttttatttattggTTTGATCTTTAGGGTTTTGAATTTTGTATTTAAGGTTTGGATAATGTACAAGTtatacatttaggtttattttcttcatattgtactctcgtttgtttactcatttagtgaaaagtcaAACCCTCATTTGCCAGCAGTTTTTCCATCTTTGaaggttttccacgtaaaaaatAATTGTGTTCGTTATTCTctaattttactatttcattgTTTATTGGAACGAGGaaaatgtacaagtgtacacagttgtgacaagtaataaagtaataaacaaTTATTTGTGAAAAACTTAGACTTAAGCAAAATGGTGAAaagatttaatttcaaaaggaTTGAGCAATTATCTAAACTAAAATCAACTAAGTAACAAATTAAACTAAAGTTGTAAACACAAGGTAAAAGCAAGATTTTAAagagtttaatcaatatgacatcaACGTGTTAGATTAATCttattctttaacttagaattattaaaacaaTGCTCATGATGTTAAGGATAATTCCATGGAAATTTGGTTCTTTGTTAACTGATGCAGCCGtattgattaaattattaaacctCTTTAATATATGTCTAtgttcaattaattaaatatttttaataagcaTAAATAAGATATGGTGAAGTAACAATATAGTTCTATACTGAAACAAATTTAAGCACATCAATCTTtaggttatgcaaggtaataataTCAGTTAATATTATCACTCATTAATCTAATTTATCCTaaaaagattaaacatgcaccattTAGATagtgtgtcaattaattataatttcaatccaattaaataattaattcaattgtcaTCTCATAATGATAATGCAAGAGTAACATAAATGTACTTTTATCTAAATGAACAATTAACCAGGGCCTATACCatcaaaacataatttcaataatttaagtGGATAGAATGTGATCAATctaacacaaacacaatttaagtcattttaattaaattggaaGCATCAAAACAATTAGCAAACGTGTTCATAAtctcaaaacaaattaaaaagaataaagagaaaagaactagaggcctttcttcctttcttcatAATTTGGTGTTTCTCTGTAATCAAACTAGTGTGCATCCCCTTTCTTCCTTCTGCTTTGTTCTGCCAACTAGTGGCCTCCAAGATGCTGAATGTTGCTGCTCCAAGGACTTGCAAAGCTCTTTTTCAAAAGGGAAGTAATAAAAAATCAGAAAGGGAAAATAAGAGAGCAAATGAGATAaaacaaaatgagaaaaatgGATGAAAGATGAGTGAATTGCTTTATTTTGAAAAGCAATGAGAGTGGCTATTTATAATAGCAAAGAACGGCTAAAAATAACATGGGAGAGCCTTGATTTTCTCTTCCCATGGCCAACCCTTGATTGTATGAGAAGGGTTTGAATGACTTTGCTAAAAGTAACTATGTGCTTGAAAATAGAAGGCTTGAAAAGTAGAGGGGTTGGAATGGTTATGAGAAGTTTTGgggctatttttttaattattgaaatcAGCTTCAAATAACTGATTTGGGTAGTAATTTGGGATAGTTTGGGCTACTCTCCCTCAATGTGGATCAGTCCTCTTCACATTGTATATTCTAGGCCTCTTTCTCTGCATCAAGCTATCCAAATATAATAATCTCAATTGAGAGCTAGGTTAATTGAATTGTAGGGgtccaaaattaattttcttaggCATCCATGGCTGTTAAATAATTAGTTATCCCCTGTATAACAAATGCTTTTGCAAGATGCTTTAGCAATTTGATCTTCTCAATGTGTCTTTGAGACTAGTCTTTCTTTAGTTTCATAAAACTACTAAAAATTGGaagaattttgtaattttagcaTAAAAATAGTTTACAATAGAAATTTGTCTTTAATTTGTCTAACTTAGATATTTTATAATAGAATTACAAAACTTATGATAAAAAGAACTCAAAATTTGCACAAATTGTCCATCAAAAAGTGctaaaaagtctatatatttttttagtttccaTCTATACGGATCGATCCCCATCAAACTGCTATCAAAGCCTAGTTTAGCTTCCGCAGATCGACTCGTTTGGTGACACAACAACAAATTTGGATATCAAGAAGTTAGACaaatcaaaaattttagtttctaaTAGTTTCAGATAATTACGGAGGTAGCTAGTGTGGCCGAGGACAAGGGTGCTGATTCGTTGCTCTCCAGATAATCTGGTTAAAAGTGGAGTTGTGTTAGATGTCAAGCATGTGTTTGATTTAGAGAAGAATCTCATCCCTTTTTTGTCTTTAGGACTTGAATGGTTCGCAGAGTGTTTGAGGCAAGGTTGGTCGCAGAGGGTTATAGTCAGGAGGAGAGAGTTGATGCTTTCACTCCTATTCAGGTATTACTGGCCCTTGTTGCATTATACAATTTTGATTTGAAGACTATGAGTCTTTTAGTTCACAAGTTCAAGCACTGCTTGGGCTTGTTTGGCATTCTGTAAAATTTGAGTTTGGCCCGTGACGGGCATGGAAAAGGAGGCATGATAAATAAAAGTCAATCTGGAGATTTGTGGGGTGTGTCTCGCATTTATCAGATGTTTTACAGGCACTTAGAAAGATGTTTTGAAGAACAACTGAAGAAGACCTAAAATAGGGCTGACATCACAATGAGGAGCATCAGGGCAACTCAGCAAACGTTGAAACAGAAATGAAAAGACGACATCACGATGAGGCGATATGCCACGTCACAACGTGTTCTCCTTTTTGGCAGACGCTTTTTAGAATTCAAGCAATACTTCTTCCCCTAGTTGGACTCTAATTATTCCAGGGATATTTTAGTATAATTAGAATTCTGATCTAAGCCTATTTAAAGGGCCCATTGTATCCCTGTATTCATATGCCAAACAGTAAGGGCTTTTCTTGAGGGCTACAAGATGTAGTCGCATATGAGTTACATGTACAATCTACCACATCGGGTGGCCCAGCAATAATGGTTATCAATCAATATCCTGAccctatggtatgccaactatattcgaccaTGTCCGAAAAATTAATAAGGAACCAAATTTTTGatttcattatacaattcaattcatattAAATCACATCCAACACACCATAAATTCATCCTTTCATCATGTAATACAATATGTTTCAACTCAAGTTCATACCAATTATCATATATCAATTAAATCATaatactttctattttattcaatttagtccttacctcGGTATTCAATCTCAACCAtgacaattcaattcaaataacgAATGAAAACTCACTTCAATACCATATGATGAAAATGTCATAAATATgcaataattaaattgataatagAAATACAAATAGAAAACTTGTGTCACGTGTTGTCAGCTCTTACTTTTCCTTTCCTTCTCAACAGCTCGACAAAGTCTTTAGCTAAGAATAATAGTGCAACAATAACACAATATCAAATTCCCTCCAAATCATATTcaattacaaagaaaaatatattttttaatttatccaatttagtccctaaactcaggACAAGCATAACTTTCAGTCTAAAGCTTTGGATTAAAATctaatttcacatatattcattagggaCCTCTTACTTTCTATTCCTATcgaaatttcataacaattttacattttattcaatttggttcctaATGTGCGAAACTAACAATTACGCTTTATAATTTAGTCGTTTTCATAATCTAAGTTTAATTCCTATCAATTTCACACCTaaatcttcaagaaatcaacaataccaactttctaaaactttaacagttttaaaattttttacatgggctagctaaatcaagcttccacgattcaatttccataaaaatcaaagaaaaattagTAGGGACTTACTTGAAATTGGATAGCCAAATGCTTTAAGGGTTTCAAAAGTTTCCTCTTTCTTTTGTCTATGGAAGTCAATTTTGTAATGAAAAAGATGACCACCTCTCCACTaacttttaacctttatactaggattaatttggtaattaatcttaatttactTAATCAACTATGTTTTAGTTAAATAAATCTTTAATTACTTTAAGTTAAATGACATATATCATTATTGTCCACTAACACTTAACTAAAAAtagtttattaaccattttatcCCTTTAGATAATTACTATCTAAGTCCCAAAgtcttttcctaattaaaaatctatagcaattaaacttttaaaatttagtccctaggccttAATTAACCACGATTTCTACTAAATTACTTAACAGAATTTCAAGtcatctatttactaattttgtaaatatacctatttaatatttatgaccTCGATCTTTAGAAACAAgataaaaaactataattttcGACACTATTGAAAACCAGGTTGTTAAAATGATAGTTGCAAGCTTGAGGGTTATGCTTTCAAGGATTGGGATAGAAGTGTGGATGACTATAAAAGTACTTcaagttatgttttttttttcatttggaaGTGGTGTCTTTGCATGGAATTCAAAGAAGCAAGATGTGGTGGCTCAATCCTTAGCTAAAGTCGAGTATGTATTTGTTGCTACTACTGGAGTTAACTAAGCCATTAAGCTTAGAAAAATCTTGACTGATTTAGAACAAAAAACTACAATTTGAGTGGATAATAAATATACTATAGAAATCACCAAAAATCCAATCCAACATGGAAGAACTAAAcatattaatttgaaattttatgcaAGTAAAGAAGCATAGAGGCTTAAAAAAGTTGGTGCGGTGTATTGCAAATCTAAAGATCAAGTTGTAGATGTTTTAACTAAGGCTATCTCAATGcctaaatttaaaattctaaacaCAAAGTTTAGAGCCTCCAagaaaatctcaaagaaaagtgTTAGATACCTCAAATTTTTCTTAGATATTCTAAGAATAGAATGTGCTTTGATCATTTTGTAGCTTGATAGAGCAATTATAAGTAGCCAAGCATCATGCAACTAATATGTTAGTTTGTATTTGATTAGGTAGTATAATCCCTTTGATGTAAAGCTTACTAAATTTATGTGATAAGATCAAACACTGCATAAGCAGTTAGCCTTTGTATTTTATGTACGAACTTTACTGAAATAAAGACCATTGggtttttagaagaaaaaaaaattctagttttatttttcttttcattctcattTTGTATCTTTTCTATTTCTTCCGTAACTTACAACGAAGTGTAACAGTGTTGAGAGCAACATACAAGGGAATACTTTTATGCCATTATGCTTGATAGATTTTTCTTGATATGTTGGTTTTCTCGTTCTAGTTGCTTATATTTGCACCGTATTGGTAGCCAATTCTTTTTACCGGCCTCAGTgcttaagaaaaaaattgttagcCAAGTAAGTTAGGTAAATATTAgtgaatattataatataatgttGCATATGAAAGCATTTTAGATACTGAAAACTTGGTTTAGTCAGTTAGATGTTAGTTAGTAGGTTAGGCTTTGTAAACTACGTTTCATCTCTCTGTTAGAAATTTTTAGAGGATTGGTGTCGAACAGAAAGCAATTGATATGGTGTCGAAACATATGTACATCAAACCATAAACAAAAGAAGCATAACTGGCTATACAATAACTATATGGGAATTGCTTCAGCCTTTTATTGAATTTTGGCGACCATACGAAACTTATGTATAGATCTTACTAGGAGTTTCCGGGTGaattatatcataaaaaaattttggccaATAACATCTCACTTCATTCTTTTAGGTTTCCTACTTAACAAAGAACTAGGAATTGCCAATATGGAATATTATCGATCACAAATTGCtttgttttctctctctttctaccCCTTGAAGACAAAAATGATTATGGCTTTAAAAGTGAAAGTGACTAGGCAATAGACTGTCAACTTCATAACGGATAGGCTAAAGACTTCACCTTCTCCAACAATCCTAATTCAATAAACTGGCTCTTTCGTTGACTGGGAAGCTAGCTAACCAAGTCAATTGGGAACTTCCTGCACAAAACACTAGTATTCTAGAATTACTGAGATCAAATCTCTGAAGAAATTCATTGAATTTGAATGGGATATCTAAGCTTAttatcttttatcttttaaatgTCTTTCTTCTGCCTACCTTTCACTTAGGAAAGCATTGCATTTGGACCATTTCAACTCTTCTTATTACTATTTTAAGTTAAACCTAAAAAAGGAATAGGTTCTATTTCCTAAACCCATAACAAAACCTAGCTTAAATCAAACTTAATTATGTAGGCTCGATTCATTTTCctatacttaataaaataacatactTAAATCACAAAAGAAAGTTAGAGGCATTTGAAGTTTGAATGACATTTATGATTTTTCTCTTATTCCCACAACTTAGTCTAGACCATTACAAAAAGAAGTTAACTAACGAATAAAAATGACAAGAAAATATATTGATTGTAGGGCCCATAATAAAAACTTGCTCTCGTGTTCACATCATTAAATCCAATCCAATCACAACCGTACAAGCATCTATACTTTAGAACAAGATGTAATGCAAGAGAATCAAACTTTTTACTTTTCTAGCTTATGTTTGGTGGGCCTAAGAGCCAAAGTACCCCAAACAATAGCATCATCGGACTTGGTCAAGAATATGTTCCTTTTGTTTTCATTAGAAAGGGTTTTGTATAGAAATCCAATACATATGTCCTTTTTCCCATCATTTTTGACTCATTAGTCAACAAATTGAAAGCCCTTTAATCATTAGTACATTATGATTCTTTGATATTCCTTTAATCACTTTCCGTCATAAATGacatttttaaccaatttagtTAATATTGCAGCTATTCTAAAGTATTTTGacaatttattttacaataatgtgatacttgattttaaaatatttttatttttgttaatatgATACTACTATGTTAGCAACTAACGTTGATGTGGTAATGTCATGTCAACAATCATCTCTAACGTTATGTATGTTAATGGTCACATCAGTGTTGCCAGTAGTTTCTAACGATTGATGATGATTAAAGAGTTTCATTGATCAAATTTATCAAaggaacttttttttttgaaaaaatttgaggaATTATTTTACCAataagcaaaagaaagaaaagaatctTGTCCCATTTTCCTTAATGCAACAAAAATTATGTTGAAATGATCTTAATGCAAGGTAAGTCCTGCTTTAGATCCTTCGTATAATTTAAAATCTTATGAAATCTTTAAAACCAGttaaaattgcattttttttctcaaaaaaattcaATACAAACCAAGTTTCGGCTTTAGgtaatttccacaatttttttgACAAGTTATTCTTTAAAATTGCAtgcatatttatttctaaaaatcaTCAAGTCTTTGAAAATTTTCGGGTTttgtttttctataaaaaaaaagtttaatacgATCAAAACAATTGAAAACGGAGAGCCATTGATGATCGGAGAAGGCCATAACCTCCGGTGAAAATcttaaacaaataatatttttttataaaaagtacAAGAATATTAGAGATAAGATGTAGTCTTTACTAACTCTGGTGTCATTggggaaaaggaaagaaattagGGATTTTTGGAGGGTTTTCGTGGTCAGGTTCGAGCTGAGCGTTTCTAGATATTGTCTCGGCTATGAAATTTTGTCCAACCCATAGACTATTTTGGGCCCACCCCAACTAAAGGTTAATTTCTTTTCTCCAGCACTGTTTTATGTGCAATTGATGGAAACTGGTTTTAAAAGCTTTTTTATGGTAAAACAGAATTACATAGGAAAGATTGCATTTTAAATTTCTTCCTTCTCTACTAATTTTATCTATCCGAGTAATTTTTTGTTTGCCACAAAAGGTAATTTCTattgtgtatttatttatttttaatgaactTCTGTTATTGAAGTAgataatctttttattatttaaataaatacctgatcttatgtattttttattttaggtttcaAATAAGATCCTATTCAAATCTAatgtaattttcaaattaaattacaacACAGTAGCTcaactattttttaatatttcgttttttatttatttaatattattaccaCGACTGATTTGGTCAAAGCATCACTCTAGTCCCTATATTATCCATAAGAGAGTAAACAAGTCATTCTacaaaaaataataagcaattaaatCACTCTACttttaaaaagaaagagaatTGATAAATTCAATAATGGTGCTAATGGacataatcaaaattaataatgtGGCATGTAATGTCCCAATTTTTCTAGTACAATATTTGGCATTGTTCTAAGATCTCTTAcagtgaaatttaaaaaaaaatcaataaggaGAGAAGGAGTTATAATAAGTAGAGATTTATAAATAAGGTTGTGTATGTGGAAATGtaggaaaaaatattaaattaaatataatagaaagtataagaattaaattataagtttCTTATTTTTgctgaaaaaatttaaaatttaattcttacATGGTTGGATAACACTATGAAACTTTATGATGTTATGAGGAGATTTAATGTGGTAAGCATCATATtgaatataataaaatgaaatgataagaaaatatatattaaatatgtaaattttccaTTAAAGGATAATTTGGACTTTTCAAGAGAATTATATtgagaatttatttttatatgcatAGAGAATGGACAGCCATAAACTCTATAACTTTTAAATCATGGATTAATGTGAGCCAACCATTTGatttttgggtttgggtttgacttatgaataaagaaagaaagacaacaaaagccttcatctttttcttcttgtgCCATCCCACTCCATGAGAGAAGAGGAAGATTACTTTTATCTTCTCACATTCTTTATTCTCTCtttaatctaataaaaaatttcactACCCATTGTTatattgggtaaactacacccatggtcacttttgtttaccttaggttacgttttagtcacttatgtttgaaatgttacgttttagtcatttacgttatcatGTAACATTTTACTCACTGAGCCATTAATCGTCGTTgatggtgtaacggtaagctgacgtgacacgttaaatcatcatttcaaacaaatttttaggttaaattatacaattgatccccatatttttttcgttttaagtaatttaattttttttcttttatgttctttaaactttcctcttttttttccattctcttttgttcCTCCCTCTGTTTTCAGACAtttcccatttcttttaacatattaggAAGTCGAATTGGCAATGAAAAAAGAAGTAGGAGGTCGACTCTCATCATttgcctataaccaaaacccataaacccataccatgcttctttcttcactaccaattcgacttcctggtatgttaaaagaaataaagaaggtaaaaaaacagagggagaagcagaagagaatggaaaaaaaaataaagaacgaaagaaagaaagttaaaagaacataaaagaattaaattgctcaaaacgaataattatggggaccaattgtataatttaacctaaagtttttgtttgaaatgatgatttaacgtgccacatcagcttaccattacaccattaatgataattaacggctcagtgactaaaacgttacaacacgataacgtaagtaactaaaacgtaacatttcaaatataagtgactgaaatgtaacctaaggtaaacaaaaatgaccatgggtgtagtttacccttattatATTATTGGAGTAAATTGTggtttttattctaattattgtCATTGGGTTAATTATGACTTTTTATCTTTGTCATTAAAATTAAAGGTGATCATAGCTCCTAAAAAAAGGAGTTacttttatctatttatatatttagaaattATTCTCGTGTCCTTATTATAGTTTTGACATGAAATATCATTAGAATTATATTATTACAAAAGATAAAGTACATtaacattcatttaattttcaaaaaataacaaagtaaGTATTTTTCGTTACAGACATAATAAAAAAAACGTTGGAGGGTTTGCTGCCTCATTTAAAAACCCTAGTTGGGCAgtagaagaaagaagagaaggaagaagagaagaaggaaaaaaaaagaggagaagaagaaaCCTTCGAAAAACCCTCACCGCAATGGCGAAACCATGTCGGACTATGATGAAGATTCCAGCGGAGAAGAATACCTTTTCAAAATAGTCATAATCGGAGACTTCACAGTCGGCAAATCCAACCTCTTATCCCGCTACAATCGTAACGAATTCAACCCACATTCAAAAGCCACCATCGGCGTCGAGTTCCAGACTCAAAGCATGGGAATTGACAGTAAAGAAGTCAAAGCTCAGATTTGGGACACCGCCAGCCAAGAAAGGTTCTGTGCCGTCACTTTAGCTTATTATAAAGGTTCTGTCAGTGCTCTTATTGTTTATGATATTAGTCGTAGAACTACCTTCGATAGTGTCGGTCGTTGGGTTGATGAACTCAAAAGTAATTTTTTGCTACTTTGTCTAGATACCCTTTCCatagttttttattttcaatttgggtTTTTGCCCCATACCATTGACGCCCCATACTAAATTAAAATCCATGTCGTTTTTGTGTTATTGTGGAAACTTCTCTTTTGTTGTGTTCTTTTCTCTCTAAATTTGAAACCCAAAATATCAATATTTCAATCTTCAATCGTTTAATCCTACCCTTACCCTAAAAGTTTTAATCCTTCAATTGTCCACCACTTAACCCTAAAATGTGAAAGGCGgatgatttttatttcttatcCTTAATCCCAATTGAtcattcctttctttttttcttttatcccAATTCATCTCTTCTTCCTTTTTTCCCTAAACCCGTCTAAGCCTTAGATCCTTTGGCTCCACATCCAATGTGACAAGTTAACTGGCCGCGTCACCTGTCTCATTAGGTCTGTAATGAAAAATGTTATGGGTGACTAATTTGTCACTTTTTAATAACGTTAATaactgatttgtttttttttaaagttgactgattgaattgaaaattgagtgGTTTGGTTGAAAGTtaaatagttattttttattaaaatcaaaGTTGAGTAACTATTGATATACTTTACTCTATTACAAACTATCCACATATTTTGCAATTATGTATTTCtagctaaatttttgttttgaatgtcttttttgtttttgcttaaCCTGCGAGTGAGTTAGTGAGTAGTTGAATTAAGTcattcttttttaatatttttagagatTCTAATTTTATTCATGAATGTGAGAATTCTGAAAGGTATGATTTTAGACATTATCATATTTCTGTATAGCTTTCaagagttttgaaatgtttagattTGTTATACTATTAGACAAGTTtaagatatattttaaattttctttgctTGTTGTATATGtggaaattaatattttcaaaacaaaaagtgctgaatattttatgagatgatgtctctttaattttttatgttaatttagtTTTAGATACTCgaatataacattgcattattgcAGGTTTTATCGGTGTCTATTATGTCAAGATTCTAAGCATGACTAAAAGGCAGAAACAAGATTTGACCAAAACATTAAGTTACGACCCTATCAAAACTCCACCAACAGACTTTGGGATGACCACATAATCTTACCTCCCAAACCATAAATGGGTATCTGAACTTTAGAAAGGACCTTATTTAGTAACTTAATAAGAGAGGGGAACCCAAAACGAAAACCGAAAAAAAAGAATTGAAGGATGAGAAGAAACCAAGAGAGTAgaagtgaaattaaaaatatgattttatttgacATATAATTTCTAATCATTCATTATCAacataaacatattttattatttaacatgaTTATAACAATTGCTTTCTATATACTATCATGATCATTACTCTTTTTCACTTTAATTT from Gossypium hirsutum isolate 1008001.06 chromosome D12, Gossypium_hirsutum_v2.1, whole genome shotgun sequence includes these protein-coding regions:
- the LOC107942754 gene encoding ras-related protein RABA5d encodes the protein MSDYDEDSSGEEYLFKIVIIGDFTVGKSNLLSRYNRNEFNPHSKATIGVEFQTQSMGIDSKEVKAQIWDTASQERFCAVTLAYYKGSVSALIVYDISRRTTFDSVGRWVDELKSFIGVYYVKILSMTKRQKQDLTKTLSYDPIKTPPTDFGMTT